One region of Streptococcus parasanguinis genomic DNA includes:
- the recJ gene encoding single-stranded-DNA-specific exonuclease RecJ: MITSKYDWQLASPSADEAFLALAKKAGLEASVATLLYERGIQTKEDLEDFLEPKLEKLHDPYLLHDMDKAVERIRQAIEDYEQILIYGDYDADGMTSASIMKETLEQMGAEVQVYLPNRFTDGYGPNESVYKYFIEQQGISLIVTVDNGVAGNQAIAMAQAMGVDVIVTDHHSMPEVLPDAYAIIHPEHPDAAYPFHYLAGCGVAFKLACALLEEVLVDLLDLVAIGTIADMVSLTDENRILVKYGLGVLQHTQRMGLQELLEIAGIRPEDVNEETVGFQIAPRLNALGRLDDPNPAIELLTGFDDEEAHEIALMIHQKNEERKEIVQAIYDEAKTMVDPSLSAQVLAKEGWNPGVLGIVAGRLLEELHQPVVVLSIEDGRAKGSTRSPESVNIFEALDPHRSLFVAFGGHAGAAGMTLEVDQLPALSQALTDYIREQEIDLSSKSSLAIDEELHLTELTLETLKSFERLSPFGMDNKKPVFLVRNFKVEGARSMGAGNTHLKLKISQEDATFEVVAFGLGSLETEFAQAQDLELAVQLSVNQWNGQTTLQLMLVDARVDGVQLFNIRSKNASLPAGVPVLDFTKELPDLAGATAVVVGNIPEDIEQLRHIFQEHDFQAVYFKNEIAKAYYLTGYGSRDQYAKLYKTIYQYPEFDVRYKLKDLATYLKIEQILLVKMIQIFQELGFVTIENGIMKVNKAAEKREIAESTIYQNLKQTVKEQELMALGTVREIYDYLTEQAS, encoded by the coding sequence ATGATCACTTCAAAATACGATTGGCAGTTAGCTTCGCCAAGTGCAGATGAGGCCTTTTTAGCCCTTGCCAAAAAAGCAGGCCTGGAAGCGTCCGTAGCAACCTTGCTGTATGAGCGTGGCATTCAGACCAAAGAGGATTTAGAAGACTTTTTAGAACCCAAGCTGGAGAAGCTACACGACCCTTATTTGCTCCATGATATGGACAAGGCAGTGGAGCGTATCAGACAGGCTATCGAAGATTACGAGCAGATCCTGATCTATGGGGACTATGACGCGGACGGGATGACTTCGGCCTCCATTATGAAAGAAACCTTGGAGCAGATGGGAGCAGAGGTGCAAGTTTACCTTCCCAACCGCTTCACAGATGGCTATGGTCCCAATGAGAGTGTTTACAAGTACTTTATCGAGCAGCAAGGTATTTCTTTGATTGTCACGGTGGACAATGGCGTGGCGGGCAATCAAGCCATAGCCATGGCCCAGGCAATGGGAGTGGATGTCATTGTGACGGACCACCACTCCATGCCAGAGGTTTTGCCAGATGCTTATGCGATCATTCATCCAGAACATCCAGATGCGGCTTATCCCTTCCATTATTTAGCAGGCTGTGGTGTAGCCTTTAAGTTGGCTTGTGCCCTCCTAGAGGAAGTACTGGTTGATCTCTTAGATTTGGTCGCGATTGGGACCATTGCTGACATGGTGAGTCTGACAGATGAGAATCGGATCCTAGTCAAATATGGCCTGGGTGTTCTCCAACATACCCAGCGGATGGGCTTGCAGGAGCTCTTGGAGATCGCTGGGATTCGTCCTGAGGATGTCAATGAAGAAACGGTTGGCTTTCAGATTGCTCCTCGTCTCAATGCCCTTGGGCGTCTGGATGACCCTAATCCAGCCATCGAGCTACTGACTGGTTTTGACGATGAAGAGGCGCATGAGATTGCCCTCATGATTCATCAGAAGAATGAAGAACGCAAAGAGATCGTCCAAGCAATCTACGACGAAGCTAAAACCATGGTTGACCCGAGCTTGTCCGCCCAGGTCTTAGCCAAAGAAGGTTGGAATCCGGGAGTGCTAGGCATTGTCGCCGGCCGTCTATTAGAAGAGCTCCATCAGCCGGTCGTTGTTTTAAGCATCGAGGATGGACGGGCTAAGGGGAGCACTCGCAGTCCTGAGTCGGTCAATATCTTTGAGGCTCTTGATCCTCACCGGTCGCTCTTTGTCGCCTTTGGAGGACATGCCGGTGCAGCAGGGATGACGCTCGAGGTGGACCAACTCCCTGCCTTGTCTCAGGCCCTTACGGATTATATTCGAGAGCAAGAGATTGATCTCAGTAGCAAGTCCAGCTTAGCCATCGACGAGGAACTGCATTTAACTGAACTAACGCTTGAGACTCTGAAAAGCTTTGAACGCTTGAGTCCTTTTGGCATGGACAATAAAAAGCCTGTCTTTTTGGTCCGTAATTTCAAGGTAGAAGGGGCGCGCTCGATGGGAGCTGGCAATACTCACTTGAAACTCAAAATTTCTCAAGAAGATGCGACCTTTGAGGTGGTTGCCTTTGGCTTGGGAAGCTTAGAAACAGAGTTTGCCCAGGCGCAAGACTTAGAGCTAGCCGTTCAATTATCTGTCAACCAATGGAATGGCCAAACAACCCTTCAGCTCATGCTGGTCGATGCGCGTGTGGACGGCGTCCAGCTCTTTAATATCCGCTCCAAAAATGCCAGCCTCCCCGCAGGTGTTCCTGTACTTGATTTTACCAAAGAACTGCCTGATCTAGCAGGAGCAACTGCTGTAGTGGTTGGAAATATCCCTGAGGATATAGAGCAACTGCGTCACATCTTTCAAGAGCATGATTTCCAAGCTGTGTATTTCAAAAATGAAATTGCTAAAGCCTACTATCTGACAGGCTACGGTAGCAGGGACCAGTATGCCAAGCTCTATAAAACCATCTACCAATACCCAGAGTTCGATGTCCGCTACAAACTGAAAGACCTAGCTACCTATCTCAAGATCGAGCAGATCCTCTTGGTTAAAATGATCCAGATCTTCCAAGAATTGGGCTTTGTGACCATTGAAAATGGCATCATGAAGGTCAATAAAGCAGCAGAAAAACGGGAAATCGCAGAAAGCACCATCTACCAAAATCTCAAACAAACGGTGAAAGAGCAGGAATTAATGGCCCTTGGAACCGTTCGCGAAATCTATGACTATCTGACAGAACAGGCCTCATGA
- a CDS encoding LPXTG cell wall anchor domain-containing protein, with translation MKSLYKKIVAFVAIIGVVALGLSVIKPVSAATVSPTVTNLKAQASGQKVIFSFDWDLTGKSVKDGDTFTIDAPEGVNITEIATQSLQANGAEVATISMTNKKITFTFKKAIESMNENVKGGFSYKAEWDSTPGNPGNKTATSKVGSESVIITRPDGPGVFESVLNKYNLTGDYVAKQFKLDASENYAWMNVGDDYYLTKWFIRINGDGKKQAITNPVVSDKIQAPAVDYSKITFAPAANHAANEFFVGTYLKPSFTLRKGGQVVASGWDFWKHVKFDADGNGFTVNLSDVSDVFKTASSDELIVEYQTLIPKTTIRVDNNATLTADEITTPQTDPAFWNNTELKFWVSGDKTVTVQKEWVGDEEADRKDITVQLYADGKALDGLTQTLTKASGWKAAFTNLPGIKDGKKIEYSVVETNTPEGYTSKVEKIDDDNVIKVVNTSNKPTTTTTTTTTTTTQEPTTTTTTTQEPTTTTTTTQEPTTTTTTTQEPTTTTTTTQEPTTTTTTTQEPTTTTTTTQEPTTTTTTTQEPSTTTTTTQEPSTTTTTTQEPTTTTTTTQEPSTTTTTTQEPSTTTTTTQEPTTTTTTTQEPTTTTTTTQEPSTTTTTTQEPTTTVTTTDEPKTTSTTTDEPKTTVTTTDEPSTTSTTSEEPKTTVPTTPETPDTTPEEPGNHNSSEEGTTSTTTTTTAEPKTTPEKPNKPDHSGTTTTPSAPGSNGGNNGGGRKTLLPNTGEVVASGLVFSGILVLAGAVGIKRKLTDN, from the coding sequence TTGAAATCTCTTTATAAAAAGATAGTTGCATTTGTAGCTATCATCGGCGTGGTAGCCTTGGGCTTGTCTGTGATCAAACCCGTAAGCGCGGCCACTGTTTCACCAACCGTCACCAACTTAAAGGCCCAAGCAAGTGGACAAAAAGTTATCTTTTCATTTGACTGGGATTTAACTGGTAAATCAGTTAAAGACGGTGATACATTTACCATTGATGCTCCAGAGGGTGTCAATATCACTGAAATCGCAACACAATCACTCCAAGCTAATGGAGCTGAAGTCGCAACCATTTCGATGACAAACAAAAAGATTACTTTTACCTTTAAAAAAGCAATCGAGTCAATGAACGAAAATGTCAAAGGTGGATTCTCATACAAAGCAGAATGGGATAGCACTCCAGGAAATCCTGGAAACAAGACCGCCACTTCTAAAGTCGGTTCAGAATCTGTCATCATTACACGTCCTGACGGTCCTGGCGTATTTGAATCAGTCTTAAATAAATACAACCTTACAGGTGACTATGTAGCTAAGCAATTCAAATTAGACGCATCTGAAAACTATGCATGGATGAATGTTGGTGATGACTACTATCTGACAAAATGGTTCATCCGTATCAACGGGGATGGTAAGAAACAAGCCATCACAAACCCTGTTGTATCGGATAAAATCCAAGCTCCAGCTGTAGATTACTCAAAAATCACTTTTGCTCCTGCTGCAAACCACGCTGCAAATGAATTCTTTGTGGGAACTTACTTGAAACCATCCTTTACATTAAGAAAAGGTGGACAAGTGGTGGCTTCTGGTTGGGACTTCTGGAAACATGTGAAATTCGATGCGGACGGCAATGGATTTACCGTGAATTTATCAGATGTCAGTGATGTCTTTAAAACAGCATCTAGCGATGAATTGATCGTTGAATACCAAACATTAATTCCTAAGACAACCATTCGCGTTGACAACAATGCTACATTGACAGCTGATGAAATTACAACACCTCAAACTGACCCAGCATTCTGGAACAACACTGAATTGAAATTCTGGGTGAGCGGTGATAAAACTGTCACTGTTCAAAAAGAATGGGTTGGAGACGAAGAAGCTGACCGTAAAGATATCACGGTTCAATTGTATGCGGACGGGAAAGCCTTGGATGGGTTAACACAAACCCTTACAAAAGCTTCTGGCTGGAAAGCAGCATTTACGAATTTGCCAGGTATCAAAGACGGTAAGAAGATTGAGTACTCAGTAGTGGAAACTAACACTCCAGAAGGTTACACTTCTAAAGTTGAGAAAATTGATGATGACAACGTGATTAAAGTGGTCAACACTTCAAATAAACCAACTACAACAACCACTACGACTACTACAACCACGACTCAAGAGCCTACTACTACAACTACTACTACTCAAGAGCCTACTACCACAACTACTACGACTCAAGAGCCTACTACCACAACAACTACGACTCAAGAGCCTACAACTACAACAACTACGACTCAAGAGCCTACAACTACAACAACTACGACTCAAGAGCCTACAACTACAACAACTACGACTCAAGAGCCTACAACCACAACCACTACGACTCAAGAGCCTTCAACCACAACCACTACGACTCAAGAGCCTTCAACCACAACCACTACGACTCAAGAGCCTACAACCACAACCACTACGACTCAAGAGCCTTCAACCACAACCACTACGACTCAAGAGCCTTCAACCACAACCACTACGACTCAAGAGCCTACAACCACAACCACTACGACTCAAGAGCCTACTACTACAACTACTACGACTCAAGAGCCTTCAACCACAACTACTACGACTCAAGAGCCTACAACTACGGTAACAACTACTGATGAACCTAAGACGACTTCAACTACAACTGATGAGCCTAAGACCACAGTAACGACTACCGATGAACCTTCGACTACTTCAACTACTTCTGAAGAGCCTAAGACTACTGTACCTACTACACCTGAGACTCCTGATACAACACCAGAAGAACCAGGAAACCACAATAGTAGTGAGGAAGGCACAACGTCAACAACAACAACTACTACTGCAGAGCCTAAGACTACACCCGAAAAACCAAATAAACCTGATCATTCTGGTACCACAACGACACCAAGTGCGCCAGGTTCAAATGGTGGAAACAATGGGGGAGGTCGCAAAACGCTTCTTCCAAATACAGGTGAAGTTGTTGCATCTGGACTTGTCTTCTCAGGAATTCTTGTCTTAGCAGGTGCTGTTGGAATCAAACGGAAATTGACTGATAACTAA